In a genomic window of Candidatus Hydrogenedentota bacterium:
- a CDS encoding O-acetyl-ADP-ribose deacetylase, translating to MWTVNNTRIEVVQGDITKEHVDAIVNAANSRLAGGGGVDGAIHRAGGPAIMAECRKLGGCDTGDAKITTGGDLPAKYVIHAVGPVYHGGGKGEAELLASCYRRSLEVAAENGLKSIAFSAISCGVYGYPIPEAARIAMSAVKGFVGSYTQVELVRFVLFSEDVLQIFKHVANDIL from the coding sequence ATGTGGACGGTGAACAACACGCGCATCGAAGTTGTCCAGGGCGACATCACCAAGGAACATGTCGACGCGATCGTGAATGCCGCAAATTCCCGGCTTGCGGGCGGCGGAGGCGTAGACGGTGCGATTCATCGCGCGGGCGGCCCGGCGATCATGGCGGAATGCCGCAAGCTCGGTGGCTGCGACACGGGCGACGCGAAGATCACTACGGGCGGGGACCTTCCCGCGAAATACGTGATTCATGCCGTCGGCCCCGTATACCACGGCGGAGGCAAAGGCGAAGCGGAACTGCTCGCAAGCTGCTACCGTCGCAGCCTGGAAGTCGCCGCCGAGAATGGACTGAAATCGATCGCCTTTTCCGCGATCAGTTGCGGAGTCTACGGCTATCCCATTCCCGAAGCGGCGCGGATTGCGATGTCGGCAGTGAAGGGTTTTGTTGGATCATACACGCAGGTCGAGTTGGTTCGGTTTGTGCTCTTTAGCGAGGACGTGCTACAGATTTTCAAGCATGTGGCAAATGACATCCTGTAG
- a CDS encoding PilZ domain-containing protein gives MTNEDKRGFTRVVTHIEAEVTEDGGSAVACSVDNVSLSGVMIAGGHGMTEGASCSVRLILRGAEPPIAIATKGLILRVRPDRCAIEFREIDGESFEHLRSLVRLNAEDTGHVEDEFDAGFGIKRR, from the coding sequence ATGACGAACGAAGACAAGCGCGGGTTTACCCGGGTCGTCACGCACATCGAGGCGGAGGTGACCGAAGATGGCGGCTCGGCGGTGGCCTGCAGCGTCGACAACGTCAGCCTGAGCGGCGTCATGATCGCCGGCGGCCACGGCATGACGGAAGGCGCGTCGTGCTCGGTGCGGCTGATTCTGCGCGGCGCGGAACCGCCGATCGCCATTGCGACGAAGGGGCTGATACTGCGCGTGCGCCCTGATCGCTGCGCAATCGAATTCCGCGAAATCGACGGCGAAAGCTTCGAGCACCTGCGCAGTCTCGTGCGACTGAATGCGGAGGACACCGGGCACGTCGAGGATGAGTTCGACGCGGGCTTCGGAATCAAAAGGCGGTAA
- a CDS encoding NYN domain-containing protein: protein MSSIYLIDAYNVMYQCPQLRPLARRDFEAARDALVDRVSRYCGTTGEPAKVIFDGRGRTPELHTPYRGAPGLEVIYSPGHLTADAVIEREVYSAHNRREIVVVSGDRGIRDLCRGLGSLVMAPEHFLNMIDEVLTRSSAHLRTSYERFSTNLLEDRLPDHAREKLTKLKKKLKDK from the coding sequence ATGTCCTCCATATACCTCATCGATGCGTACAACGTCATGTACCAATGCCCGCAGCTTCGGCCGTTGGCGCGGCGCGATTTCGAGGCGGCGCGCGACGCCCTCGTCGATCGCGTATCCCGCTACTGCGGCACCACGGGCGAACCCGCGAAGGTCATCTTCGATGGACGCGGCCGCACACCCGAACTGCACACGCCCTACCGTGGCGCACCCGGCCTCGAAGTGATTTACAGTCCCGGTCACCTCACGGCCGATGCCGTCATCGAGCGCGAAGTGTACTCCGCGCACAACCGCCGCGAGATCGTCGTGGTCTCCGGCGATCGCGGCATCCGCGATTTATGCCGCGGCCTGGGATCGCTCGTCATGGCTCCGGAACACTTCCTGAATATGATCGACGAGGTCTTGACGCGCTCGTCCGCCCACCTGCGCACATCGTACGAACGTTTCTCCACCAACCTCCTCGAAGACCGCCTGCCGGACCATGCCCGCGAGAAGCTTACGAAGCTGAAGAAAAAGTTGAAGGACAAATAG
- a CDS encoding DUF2961 domain-containing protein, which translates to MSCNPFNRAALLMLAALMAVPSYAKVTFESLLKEMTDLEALTYFPDPAYTTKQFSSYDRNSTDPRVLTDENWFANGDRGKYLREEERNGAKEYVLMDADGPGAIVRFWSANPVDAGIVRIYLDKQDRPVFEMPLTDMLGGGGMPFIKPISIEVSRGWNSYLPIPYAKHCKVTTSKPDFYYQINYRTYKKGTKIPTVSMKFLQSHRNEIEEVGRALASPGEPPYFEYQHSERYNSEMYQSTQVDIPLLVKPGESDDLVNTQGPSGEPIRGPRAVTGLEMTLDGNVTDQTLRKTLIQMIADGQETVLAPLGDFFASAPGLNPYQSVCCGILEDGTMYSYWVIPFQNELVIRLRNLGDAEVRGNAKLTTGSYKWTKNSMYFHAGFRSEYPIKTRPRQDWTFLEATGKGRFVGTMLHVTNPVKDWWGEGDEKIYVDGESFPSHFGTGSEDYFGYAWCCPEKFVHAYHNQPRCDGPGNYGHTCVNRFHIVDNIPFTKSFKFDMEVWHWAETEIAMAETAYWYAMPGGSDTFAELTADNLSIIAPPPPPAPKKVQGALEGEDLKIIDRTGGVSERQDFSDAMSGGAHLWWRNGKVGDTLTLAVPVDQAGTYEVVAVFTKAVDYGIHTLTINGKEAVKDMDLFNNGVIQTPEQNLGAFDLKQGDNTIMVTITGANTKAEKGYMFGLDYLRLAPVK; encoded by the coding sequence TGGCAGTGCCGTCATACGCGAAAGTCACGTTCGAGTCGCTCCTGAAGGAGATGACCGATCTCGAAGCGCTGACGTATTTCCCCGATCCGGCGTACACGACGAAGCAGTTCTCGAGCTACGACCGGAATTCGACCGATCCCAGGGTGCTCACCGACGAGAATTGGTTCGCGAACGGTGACCGCGGAAAGTACCTGCGGGAAGAGGAACGCAATGGCGCGAAGGAATACGTCCTGATGGACGCCGACGGCCCCGGCGCCATCGTACGCTTCTGGTCCGCAAATCCGGTCGACGCCGGCATCGTGCGCATTTACCTTGACAAACAGGACAGGCCAGTTTTCGAAATGCCTCTCACGGACATGCTCGGCGGAGGCGGAATGCCGTTCATCAAACCGATCTCGATAGAAGTCTCGCGCGGCTGGAATTCGTATTTGCCGATCCCCTACGCAAAACACTGCAAGGTCACAACGAGCAAGCCGGACTTTTACTATCAGATCAATTATCGGACGTATAAGAAAGGTACCAAGATACCCACCGTTTCGATGAAGTTCCTGCAATCGCACCGAAACGAAATAGAAGAGGTGGGACGAGCACTGGCCAGTCCCGGTGAGCCGCCGTACTTTGAGTATCAGCACTCCGAACGATACAACTCCGAAATGTATCAGTCGACCCAAGTAGATATTCCGTTGCTAGTCAAGCCGGGCGAATCGGACGATCTTGTCAATACCCAAGGTCCGTCCGGTGAGCCGATACGTGGACCTCGGGCCGTTACTGGCCTGGAAATGACGCTCGATGGAAATGTCACCGACCAAACGCTCCGCAAAACGTTGATACAGATGATTGCGGACGGCCAGGAAACCGTCCTCGCTCCGTTGGGCGATTTTTTTGCCTCTGCCCCCGGATTGAATCCATATCAATCGGTATGCTGCGGCATTTTGGAAGACGGGACAATGTACAGCTACTGGGTAATTCCATTCCAAAACGAACTTGTCATACGTCTCCGAAACCTGGGTGACGCAGAAGTCCGTGGTAACGCGAAGCTCACAACCGGATCGTACAAATGGACCAAGAACTCCATGTACTTCCATGCCGGTTTCCGCTCGGAGTACCCGATCAAAACGCGCCCGCGGCAGGACTGGACATTTCTCGAAGCAACCGGCAAGGGCCGCTTTGTCGGCACGATGCTGCACGTGACGAACCCTGTGAAGGACTGGTGGGGCGAGGGAGACGAAAAAATCTATGTCGACGGCGAATCGTTTCCCAGCCACTTTGGCACGGGTAGCGAAGACTACTTCGGGTACGCGTGGTGCTGTCCTGAAAAGTTCGTGCATGCGTATCACAATCAGCCGCGCTGCGACGGACCCGGCAATTACGGCCACACCTGCGTAAACCGGTTTCACATCGTCGACAATATTCCGTTTACGAAGTCATTCAAGTTCGACATGGAAGTCTGGCATTGGGCGGAGACGGAAATCGCGATGGCGGAGACGGCGTACTGGTACGCGATGCCCGGCGGTTCCGATACCTTCGCCGAACTGACCGCCGACAATCTGAGCATCATCGCCCCGCCGCCGCCCCCCGCGCCCAAGAAGGTCCAGGGCGCGCTCGAGGGCGAGGACCTCAAAATCATCGATCGCACCGGCGGTGTGTCCGAGCGGCAAGACTTCAGCGACGCGATGAGCGGCGGCGCACACCTCTGGTGGCGCAATGGGAAGGTGGGCGACACATTGACGCTCGCCGTGCCGGTCGACCAAGCCGGCACGTACGAGGTTGTCGCGGTGTTCACCAAAGCCGTCGACTACGGCATCCACACGCTGACAATCAACGGCAAGGAAGCCGTCAAGGACATGGATTTGTTCAATAACGGTGTCATTCAAACGCCCGAACAAAACCTCGGCGCGTTCGACCTCAAACAGGGCGACAACACGATCATGGTCACTATCACCGGCGCAAACACGAAGGCCGAGAAAGGCTATATGTTCGGATTGGATTATCTACGTCTGGCGCCCGTGAAGTAA